A stretch of DNA from Cheilinus undulatus linkage group 7, ASM1832078v1, whole genome shotgun sequence:
ATCCTAAATTTGACAAACAGCTATACCTGATAGCGATCAGGCAGATGTCCTTTCAGTATGGTAATGGTGTCATCTACATTAAGGCCTGCCCCTTTGCTTTCCTCTAGCCCCATGGTATCACACAAGATGATTGGCAGAGGTTTACCTTCACGCCCGTCTTTCAAAGAGTAGGTGCGAAACTGTAGAGCACAGTCATACAGGAACAAATTTCAGACAGAATAGGACGTTTTATCTAGGAATAATTAAAAGGCATATTGTAACCTGTGTGGTGAGGCTGGTGGTGGAGCATCCCTCCATGGCCTGGCCAGTAATGTGGCCTCTGAATACAGAGTTGATGGAATTGAAGAAGCTCGACTTTCCAGCTCCAACTGGTCCAATGAGGAGCACACGAGCTCTGGCCACAGAGTGGATTAATGGTTTGTAGGTCCTTATCTTATCCATCAGCTCTGTCCTTGTCCTACAGAATCAAGCAAAGCTGATcgaaaacaaggaaaaaacatacaccgcgttccaaattattatgcaaattggattttagtgtcataaacattcaactatttttttcctttcatttaaaCTCATGGATTGTactgtgtctcagggctctttggatcactgatatcaatctcagacacctgtgataattagtttgccaggtgagcccaattaaagaaaaaactacttaagaaaATCGTTCCAtgttattaagcaggccacaggtttcaagcaatatggaaaagaaaaagggtctctctgctgtgtcaaaaagcatcaaatagtgcAAGGTATGAAAACGTTAGATATTTCAAgaaaacttaagcatgatcattgtactgtaAAGAAAtgtgtggctgattcagagcacagacaggtttgtgcagataaaggcataatgaggacggtttctgccagacaaattaaTCGGATTAAGACGgcagatgctaaaataccatcacaaagcagcaaacaggtatctgaagctgctggtgcctctggagtcccacgaACCTCAAGGTGtgggatcctccagaggctcgcggttgtgcataaacctactattcagccacccttAACCAATACTCACAAGCAAAAACAATTGCAGTGGGCtcaaaaatacatgaagactaattttcaaacagtcttgtttactgatgagtgccatgaAACCCTgaatggtccagatggaggagtagtggatggttggtggatgaccaccatgtcccaataaggctgtgatgtcagcaaggagggggtggagtcatgttctgggctgggatcatggggagagagctgatTGGCCCCTTTAGGGttcctgaaggtgtgaaaatgacctcatcAATGCACATAGTTTCTGAGTTTCTGACTGACAACTCTCTtacatggtacaaaaagaagaaccgtgcctttcGTAGCAAAATTATcatcatgcatgacaatgcaccatcaccatgggcataaaaggagagaaactcatggtgtggcccccatcctcccctgacctcaaccctattgagaacctttggagcatcctcaaacAAAAGATTAATGAGgatgggaggcagttcacatcaaaacagcacctctgggaggatattctgacatcctgcaaagaaattcaaacagaaactctccaaaaacacAAGTTCAAAGGATGCAAGAACTGTGAAGATGATATCGAAGAAGGGGttttatgttaacatgtaacattgcctgttaagatgtttttgattgaaaaggcttttgatttcagtaaatatgacctcctaatgctgcaatttcaacaaatgatcattttaagttctttaagacctataaaatattttaaaacttggtccataataatttggaacagtgcattctgagtttgttttatttttgaaaaaacaaaacaaaaaaaagttatcattgggaggtttgttcaataaaatttgaattatgttttaacggctgatgacttgaaaattatactgactatCATTTGCATCAACTTTTtgggaaaatcagagaaaaatatcatttgcattatAATTTGGAGAGTGgtacagatagatagatagatagatagatagatagatagatagatagatagatagatagatagatgttgTATACGTACAATCTATTAGTAGAAACTGAGTATGCAGTCGAAATGCAGGCATGTTCAACTTGGGAAGAGGCCTTGGGGTAGACCTAGAGCTTTCCAGAGGGATCTAATGTCCCATCTGGTCTCAAAACGCCTCAGAATCCCCTGTGGCAGACAGATGTTGCTGGGGTGAGGGATTGGGTGAACTTGCTGAAACTGTCACCACTGTGCCCTGACCCAGGAAAAAAAACTACTAGTTGATTTATAGTTTGTAGGGAAACAGTATAAACAATTCATCTTACTCAGACTTCCAGATGACAGTTCTCCACGGCCTCTCCATTTCAGTCAACTCTAGTAAAGAGcacaaaacagctttttaattacaaaaatctAGTGTACCATCATATTATGTATAATGTTTCTTAGTACAGTAGTTTCTGTGATACAATGATAACATACGTCAGGAGTTATTTAGAGTTGTCAGGATAATAAAGCATAACAGACACCCACAAGGTAAGCAGGACCATAGTGCAATCCTTTACAGTTACTGTGTTGTTTAGTTGAGGATAACTCATTGTCTATTCTCCACGTAGATAAATCTGATTCATCTGgttttagccttttattttATGTCTAGTACACATGCACAGGTCTTGAGTGACTTTCAATGAGCATTGGTGAGGTACCTTTTCTGCTATTTTGAGGCTGCAGACATTGGTTGTAAGTTCAACAGAGCATTGTTCACATATAACGATGCACCTACATATGCAGCCTATTACTACTTTCTACTCCAGATTTTAATGCAATCAAAAAGGGTGACTAAGGGAACAGAGAAATAGGAAAGGACAATTCATTATCAGTTTCCACTATTTTGAAACTATACTGGCAATACCAGACAACAGCCACTAGCCACCCCCTTTTTCCTTTAGGTCAAATAGATTCCAAACACACAACATACTGATTAATTGTATAGTCACTTTTGGTAACTCACCCTCGACTTTGTAAACTTCACACTCAGTCAGGTTGAGGTCATTGCCATGCatttctgcagcactgaagTTGTAGTAATTGCCTGGACTGCTGAGCACCACAGGTTGGCTTCCATTAACAAGAACCAATGCTTCTCCAAAATATGGTCCAGAATTACCAACCATTTTTACGGCATAATTAGTTCCTGTGGTTGGATATTTAATGAGCTTATCTCTTCTGATTGTAAAAACAAAGGCCTGGTCATCAGCCACATACTGTCCAGACTGACTGAATGGTTGTTTTGTGTGGCCTCCAAAAATATAGCCTGAGGCATTATAGCCCACAGAGACTGTGGGACTACGGGTGTCACAATGTTGGTGAAAGGCTGCCCCGGTGAAACCATGGATGCTGGCTTTGTACAGCAGCTGCAGTCTGACTTTTCCAAGGTGGGAGCAGATTGTCTTCTGTTGGCCTCTGGTAAGTCTGGGGTTCATGATGGACTGTAGGTCTGCTGAGTTATGTCAAAGATGCTGAAGAAACTTTCAGTTTCCTCACTTTGGTATCTGAACAAAAGAAGAcattaatacattattaaaaTATACAACCAGTAAACTCTTGGAAATATAAAGTATACAAACCCTAATTCCAAAGAATAGGATgtcatgtaaaatgtaaacagaaataaaatatgtgggTTTGAAGCCTACAGCATGCTCCTATCACAGTTTTCTGTTTATATTCACATTATCAAGATGTCCCACTTTTTggggaattggggttgtaaaatTATCAATAAAACATGTATCGATAATGCTTCGTATTTATGTGTGTATATAGGGCTGACCATCTTTTGGCCAGGCTGACTGTCTGATTCAAgataaatttattaaaaaatcttTCCCTCTGGCTCTATTTTCACCAAAGGCTGTAGAAATTATTGGACAAATCCTGAGTGTCAGTAATTTGGTAACTTAGGGGGGCTTTAAAATCCAACCTGAGGCAACCATCACAtcaaaaacagtgtaaaaattAGATCAACCTAGAAACAGGCAAGTCTTCTGACAAACAGTGCCTATAAAGAGTATTCACTCCCACTAATTGTTTTAGcattttacagattttataaatcaatcatggttcagataatttggcttttttgaccccAAAAAATTACAAGATATTCCTCACATACTCCCCTCATTTATTCCAAAGTTATCTCCATATTTataaaaaatctgcaaaagtaTTTAATACTCTAATATTTGACTACCTAGATTTGATGCAAAACAGAATGAGGGTGGGTGGGCCCAGGCTCCCACTTTATCATTTGGCCAACCCCAAAAAGTTTTGGAGATAATACACTTTCCTTGTTTATACTTCTTATTATATTGCTATTTTAATGCTATAAAACTAAAATAGCCTTCCCTTTAAAACATACAAACTCATGACTATGCCGTTATCAGGTGGGAAGTCATAACCAATCACATCAGACCAGTTTATGCTGCCGATGCTTGTAAAACTAGCACTGGTGCTCATGTTGGCTTTCTCAGCTGATCATCAGAAGATCTATGGGGGACAGGTGAAGGAGAGAGACTCAACTCTCAAcaggttaaagtcagaaaaCGTCAAGGTTTAAACACCACCACTCTCTCATCAGTCTCATCCACAGCTACTGACACTGCATCTGCTGAGAGTCGTGTGCGATTTTCAGAACTGGATTAGGGTTTCTGAATGACAAGGCAAAACCAAAAAGGAAAGACACAAGTTAGTGCTGACTGTTCCTGTCTGATATGATTGTCTtcaaatattttccattttactCCCTCTCTATCTGCGATCAGTAATCAAATTATTATTCATCTTAATTATCAATAAGGGGGGAATTTTCCTACATagaagttaaagaacagtccTCTGAGAGTTGATTTATTGGTCCTAAGTACAGCAGAAAATGTATAGAACCATTgagtctgcatttgggtcctccttctgtttttttagactcaaaagaaactcaaaaatgtaataattaaaCGGCAAAAAACAGAAGAACTCCTTACAAAATACAAAAGGCTCAACGGAGAAAACACAAGTAACACGAGGAAGCCTAGGAGGCTTTTAAGGCTTTtaagctccagtctgaaccgtttgggcccaattagaaagtgacaggaccaatcagtgacaaggggcagtactttcaggtgtgggTGAGTCAttatgtaagcaagcagcaacaagaggctggtgcaattatggcagaagagattagcgtgga
This window harbors:
- the LOC121512720 gene encoding interferon-induced protein 44-like isoform X1 translates to MNPRLTRGQQKTICSHLGKVRLQLLYKASIHGFTGAAFHQHCDTRSPTVSVGYNASGYIFGGHTKQPFSQSGQYVADDQAFVFTIRRDKLIKYPTTGTNYAVKMVGNSGPYFGEALVLVNGSQPVVLSSPGNYYNFSAAEMHGNDLNLTECEVYKVEELTEMERPWRTVIWKSETRTELMDKIRTYKPLIHSVARARVLLIGPVGAGKSSFFNSINSVFRGHITGQAMEGCSTTSLTTQFRTYSLKDGREGKPLPIILCDTMGLEESKGAGLNVDDTITILKGHLPDRYQFNPSAPLDLDAHGYRESPRLEDKIHCVAYVIDACKVSIMPSKLEEKLDAIRRKINSLGVPQLALLTKVDEACPLVEEDVANVYKSFYIEEKMQEASTRLGLPLSCIIPVKNYNRELELNLNCDILLLSAVNQMLRFSDNYFDDVSDHFSNMKTKE